The following coding sequences lie in one Spinacia oleracea cultivar Varoflay chromosome 1, BTI_SOV_V1, whole genome shotgun sequence genomic window:
- the LOC110776357 gene encoding pentatricopeptide repeat-containing protein At3g53170, which translates to MPDSLLNFSWLSLCMPSTCSKKCPNERKPVKRRFSVAANKTEVPVLKGLQKRQKKELSKILWTEAAIKAIEGKAESKKFKNLSPKAVLEALDEAIQHSKWESALKIFGLLRKQQWYEPRCQTYTKLLMLLGKCRKAEQAGLLFEVLLSDGLQPTVDVFTALVNAYGMCGLFDLAFSTIDDMKSAYDCKPDVYTYSILLRCSIKNHRLDLVSQILAEMTYLGIECSAVTYNTVIDGYGKAELFEMMENVLSDMIGSSTCHPDVFTMNSFISSYGSCGKIEKMERSYEEFQLMEISPDVRTFNILIRSYGRAGMYQKMESVLNFMEKRFFSPVVVTFNTVIDIFGRAGNIEKMDEFFLKMKHQGIKPNTNTYCSLVNAYSKTGKLFKVDSILRQVENSDVVLDTPFFNCVISAYGRAGNVDKMSEFFSEMKEKNCQPDYITFATMMQAYKAKGMTEVAETIEAKMLSIQT; encoded by the exons ATGCCAG ATTCACTGCTCAATTTCAGCTGGTTGTCGTTGTGTATGCCTTCCACCTGTTCGAAGAAATGCCCCAATGAAAGAAAGCCAGTAAAAAGAAGGTTTAGTGTAGCAGCAAACAAGACCGAGGTACCCGTGTTGAAGGGGTTACAGAAACGGCAGAAAAAGGAATTATCAAAGATACTGTGGACCGAGGCAGCAATTAAAGCCATTGAGGGAAAAGCCGAGTCTAAAAAGTTTAAGAATTTGTCGCCAAAAGCTGTTTTGGAGGCTTTAGACGAGGCTATTCAGCACTCCAAATGGGAGTCTGCTCTCAAG ATATTTGGCCTGCTTCGCAAACAACAGTGGTATGAACCAAGATGCCAAACATACACAAAGCTTTTGATGTTGCTTGGGAAATGTAGGAAGGCGGAGCAAGCTGGCTTGCTTTTTGAGGTGCTGTTGTCTGATGGGCTTCAGCCTACTGTTGATGTCTTTACTGCATTGGTAAATGCTTATGGAATGTGTGGTCTCTTTGATCTAGCATTTTCAACCATTGATGACATGAAATCTGCGTACGACTGTAAACCTGATGTTTACACATACTCAATACTACTTAGGTGCTCCATTAAGAACCACCGTCTTGATCTTGTAAGTCAGATTCTTGCCGAGATGACATATCTAGGAATAGAATGCAGTGCAGTTACATATAACACTGTAATAGATGGATATGGCAAGGCTGAATTGTTTGAAATGATGGAGAACGTATTATCTGACATGATTGGTAGTAGTACTTGTCATCCCGATGTTTTCACAATGAACTCTTTCATTTCGTCTTATGGGAGTTGTGGGAAAATAGAGAAGATGGAGAGGTCATATGAAGAGTTTCAGTTAATGGAGATAAGCCCAGATGTGAGGACCTTTAACATCTTAATCAGGTCGTATGGGAGGGCAGGCATGTATCAGAAAATGGAGTCAGTTCTGAACTTCATGGAGAAAAGGTTCTTCTCCCCAGTTGTTGTGACTTTCAATACTGTGATTGATATATTTGGACGAGCTGGTAATATTGAGAAGATGGATGAATTTTTCCTGAAAATGAAGCATCAGGGGATAAAACCTAATACCAATACATATTGCTCACTTGTTAATGCTTATAGTAAAACTGGGAAGTTGTTCAAAGTGGATTCAATTCTTAGGCAAGTTGAGAATTCCGATGTGGTTTTGGACACTCCATTCTTTAATTGTGTCATTAGTGCCTATGGACGGGCAGGAAATGTTGATAAAATGAGTGAGTTTTTCTCGGAAATGAAGGAAAAGAACTGCCAGCCAGATTATATAACCTTTGCTACGATGATGCAAGCATACAAGGCCAAGGGGATGACTGAAGTTGCAGAAACAATTGAGGCAAAGATGCTGTCCATACAAACATAA